From Triticum urartu cultivar G1812 chromosome 2, Tu2.1, whole genome shotgun sequence, a single genomic window includes:
- the LOC125539922 gene encoding pentatricopeptide repeat-containing protein At3g62890-like has protein sequence MPLDQPASARRAPTFHAHPEADARQLLGALLPRRAATARHVQQAHARLAVLGLATARVLPPLLAALPRLPPLHDGASSSSYPLSLFRRSNSSSAFASNHLLRVLPHPLPLRLFPGLRRRNPHSFTFLLSSLSTHLDADRAGGPASSSLGSHVHALAVKAGAAADLYVRNALTHFYGVCGDVGAMRRVFDELPRVRDVVTWNAVLAGYVRAGMARVAREMFDEMPVRDEVSWSTVVGGYVKEGELDVALAVFRDMVEKGVRVNEAAVVTALSAAAQLGLLEHGRFVHQVVHQEGMPISVNVGAAMVDMYAKCGCVAVAREVFDGMPRRDVFAWNAMICGLAAHGLGQDAVELFELFLGEGLSPTNITFVGVLNACSRFGLVAEGRQYFELMAEKYSVEPEMEHYGCMVDLLGRAGLVQEAIELIEGMPIAPDPVLWGTVLSACKKHGLVDLGVKVGSKLIELEPAHDGHYVLLASIYAKAKKWDEVREVRKLMSSRGTSKSAGWSLMEAQGNVHKFLVGDMDHKDSIRIYNMLDMINRRLADAGYVPDVSSVLHDIGDEEKVHAVKVHSERLAIAYGFIVTEVGNPIRIVKNLQVCGDCHEFSKMVTKVFNREIIVRDGSRFHHMKEGKCSCLDYW, from the coding sequence ATGCCGTTGGACCAGCCAGCGTCCGCCCGGCGCGCCCCCACCTTCCACGCGCATCCTGAGGCCGACGCGAGGCAGCTCCTCGGCGCGCTCCTGCCGCGGCGCGCGGCCACCGCCCGCCACGTCCAGCAGGCGCACGCCCGCCTCGCCGTCCTCGGCCTCGCCACCGCGCGCGTCCTCCCGCCCCTCCTCGCGGCCCTCCCCCGCCTCCCGCCGCTCCACGacggcgcctcctcctcctcctaccCGCTCTCCCTGTTCCGCCGCTCCAACTCCTCCTCCGCCTTCGCGTCCAACCACCTCCTCCGCGTGCTCCCCCACCCGCTCCCGCTCCGCCTCTTCCCCGGCCTCCGGCGCCGCAACCCCCATTCCTTcaccttccttctctcctccctctccaCCCACCTCGACGCCGACCGCGCCGGCggcccggcctcctcctctctggGCTCCCACGTGCACGCGCTGGCCGTGAAGGCGGGCGCCGCGGCGGATCTCTACGTGCGGAACGCGCTGACGCACTTCTACGGCGTCTGCGGCGACGTGGGAGCGATGCGGAGGGTGTTCGACGAGCTGCCGCGCGTGCGGGACGTCGTGACCTGGAACGCGGTCCTCGCTGGGTACGTCCGAGCGGGCATGGCGAGGGTTGCACGAGAGATGTTTGATGAAATGCCGGTGAGAGACGAGGTTTCCTGGAGCACCGTGGTGGGCGGGTATGTGAAGGAAGGGGAGCTGGACGTGGCACTGGCGGTGTTTAGGGATATGGTGGAGAAGGGCGTGAGGGTGAATGAGGCTGCGGTGGTGACAGCATTGTCGGCGGCCGCACAGCTGGGTTTGCTTGAGCATGGCAGGTTTGTGCACCAGGTTGTCCATCAAGAAGGGATGCCGATCAGTGTCAATGTAGGGGCTGCCATGGTGGATATGTATGCCAAGTGCGGCTGTGTGGCAGTGGCGAGGGAAGTTTTTGATGGGATGCCGAGGAGGGATGTTTTTGCATGGAACGCCATGATCTGTGGACTTGCTGCTCATGGGTTGGGACAGGATGCAGTGGAACTCTTTGAACTGTTTCTCGGCGAGGGTTTGAGTCCAACGAACATTACGTTTGTTGGCGTGCTAAATGCCTGCAGCCGCTTTGGCCTTGTTGCTGAGGGGCGGCAGTATTTTGAATTGATGGCTGAAAAATATAGTGTTGAGCCAGAAATGGAGCATTACGGCTGCATGGTTGATCTTCTAGGTCGGGCTGGTCTTGTTCAAGAAGCCATTGAATTGATCGAAGGGATGCCTATTGCACCTGATCCAGTTCTCTGGGGCACTGTACTCTCGGCTTGCAAGAAACATGGCCTGGTGGACTTGGGGGTCAAGGTTGGTAGCAAGCTAATTGAACTGGAACCAGCTCATGATGGCCACTATGTCCTCCTTGCAAGTATATATGCGAAGGCAAAGAAATGGGATGAAGTCAGGGAAGTCAGGAAACTGATGTCTAGTCGGGGTACCAGCAAGTCAGCTGGCTGGAGCTTGATGGAAGCACAAGGAAACGTGCATAAGTTTCTAGTAGGAGACATGGATCACAAGGATTCCATTCGGATATATAACATGCTCGACATGATTAACAGAAGGTTGGCAGATGCAGGGTACGTACCAGACGTGTCATCTGTATTGCATGACATTGGAGATGAAGAGAAGGTGCATGCAGTCAAGGTGCACAGCGAGCGTCTGGCAATTGCTTATGGGTTCATAGTTACGGAAGTTGGCAACCCAATCCGTATTGTTAAGAACCTTCAGGTGTGTGGGGATTGTCATGAATTCAGTAAGATGGTGACAAAGGTTTTCAATAGGGAGATTATTGTGAGAGATGGCAGTAGATTCCAtcatatgaaagaagggaaatgtTCTTGCCTTGACTATTGGTAG